One region of Hoeflea sp. 108 genomic DNA includes:
- a CDS encoding tetratricopeptide repeat protein, whose product MQTRYLKLLASVLVSLPLFAAPVLSSGGGGGGGGGGGGGGGMSGGGMSGSGGGSGSGSGGTQIKCRPGLIYSIRSKKCEHAKAGMIDDESLFLAGRALAMDGKYDDAIKVLTLAADKTDARILNYLGYSHRKAGRMLVGLGYYQEAIRNDPNYMPVREYLGEAHLTFGDIAGARAQLTEIASRCGTSCREYGFLSEQIHGYVKS is encoded by the coding sequence ATGCAAACCCGATATCTCAAACTCCTGGCAAGCGTGCTCGTTTCATTGCCGCTGTTTGCGGCTCCGGTGCTTTCGTCCGGTGGCGGCGGAGGGGGCGGAGGTGGCGGTGGTGGAGGCGGCGGCATGTCCGGTGGCGGCATGTCCGGCAGCGGCGGCGGCAGCGGCAGTGGCAGTGGCGGCACCCAGATCAAGTGCCGTCCCGGTCTCATCTACAGCATCAGAAGCAAGAAGTGCGAGCATGCCAAGGCGGGCATGATCGATGACGAAAGCCTTTTCCTGGCGGGTCGTGCGCTGGCCATGGACGGCAAATATGACGATGCCATCAAGGTGCTGACGCTTGCTGCCGACAAGACCGACGCGCGTATCCTGAATTATCTCGGCTATTCGCACCGCAAGGCCGGGCGAATGCTTGTCGGCCTGGGCTACTACCAGGAGGCGATCCGCAACGACCCCAACTACATGCCTGTGCGGGAATATCTCGGCGAAGCGCACCTGACCTTCGGCGACATAGCGGGCGCCCGGGCGCAGCTTACCGAAATTGCCAGTCGCTGCGGCACGAGCTGCCGCGAGTATGGCTTCTTGTCGGAGCAGATCCACGGCTACGTCAAAAGCTAG
- a CDS encoding DMT family protein, which yields MAMLLSPKILPVLMLIASNVFMTFAWYGHLKFKAAPLYAAVIFSWLIAFFEYWLAVPANRIGHEVYSAAELKTMQEVITLTVFVIFSVFYLKEGITWNHALGFMLIGGGAALIFRG from the coding sequence ATGGCAATGCTCCTGTCGCCGAAGATACTTCCGGTGCTGATGCTGATCGCATCCAACGTGTTCATGACTTTTGCCTGGTACGGGCACCTCAAGTTCAAGGCGGCGCCCCTTTACGCCGCCGTCATCTTCAGCTGGCTGATCGCCTTCTTCGAGTACTGGCTGGCGGTTCCGGCCAACCGCATCGGCCACGAGGTCTATTCGGCCGCCGAGCTCAAGACGATGCAGGAGGTGATCACGCTCACCGTCTTCGTCATCTTCTCGGTCTTCTATCTCAAGGAAGGCATTACCTGGAACCACGCGCTCGGCTTCATGCTGATCGGTGGCGGGGCCGCGCTCATCTTTCGCGGCTGA
- a CDS encoding DUF3775 domain-containing protein has product MQQRRDKDWDLSIGPDTVRLFILKAKAISAGVNEDYEDGAEHEVEFDGDARDNHHHDGLAEEEAEDLTARELRELIGDLNVDEAAELVALAWVGRGDYDASEWQDAVAEARQRGNRRTAKYLLGMPMLGDWLEEGLEVLGA; this is encoded by the coding sequence GTGCAGCAACGGCGTGACAAGGATTGGGACCTGTCCATCGGCCCGGACACGGTTCGCCTGTTCATTCTCAAGGCCAAGGCGATCAGTGCTGGCGTCAACGAAGACTATGAGGATGGCGCCGAGCACGAAGTCGAGTTCGACGGCGACGCCAGGGACAACCATCACCACGACGGGCTTGCCGAGGAAGAGGCCGAAGACCTCACCGCCCGCGAGCTGCGCGAACTGATCGGCGACCTCAACGTCGATGAAGCCGCCGAACTGGTGGCGCTCGCCTGGGTCGGACGCGGCGACTACGACGCGTCCGAATGGCAGGATGCCGTGGCCGAAGCCCGCCAACGCGGCAACCGCCGCACCGCGAAATACCTGCTCGGCATGCCCATGCTGGGCGACTGGCTCGAGGAAGGGCTCGAGGTGCTGGGCGCCTGA
- a CDS encoding extensin family protein, with amino-acid sequence MDPRHTAFLLLVPALLAASSLQASARQPDLPEQAPIPQLSPLADTPRPIPDERPAEQAAIPIPQPRPDGRSAPQAAPGEMFGPPAPQMLPDARSHAQRPATMPAEETACRARLKLLGAEFDESPAQSAADGCALPFPLKLKRLSRSVDLEPDAVVNCATAEASVRFAADVIAPAAKAEFGDELASINQASGYVCRPRNGTRKLSEHAFGNALDISGFRLSKGKEIEVEPAPPQAEAKFLAAVRKAACGPFKTVLGPGSDADHSRHFHFDLAPRRNGGTFCQ; translated from the coding sequence TTGGACCCGCGCCACACTGCATTCCTGCTTCTTGTCCCTGCCCTTCTGGCCGCCTCGTCACTTCAGGCATCGGCCAGGCAGCCCGATCTGCCGGAACAGGCGCCGATACCCCAGCTGTCGCCGCTGGCCGACACGCCGCGCCCGATTCCGGACGAACGCCCCGCCGAGCAGGCCGCGATCCCGATACCGCAGCCGCGCCCGGACGGCCGAAGCGCGCCACAGGCCGCGCCAGGCGAGATGTTCGGCCCGCCCGCCCCGCAAATGCTGCCCGACGCCCGCTCCCATGCGCAAAGACCTGCCACCATGCCCGCTGAGGAGACGGCCTGCCGGGCGCGCCTGAAGCTGCTCGGCGCCGAGTTCGACGAAAGCCCGGCGCAAAGTGCCGCCGACGGCTGTGCGCTGCCCTTTCCGCTCAAGCTCAAGCGCCTGTCGCGCTCGGTCGACCTCGAGCCCGACGCAGTGGTCAACTGCGCCACTGCCGAGGCCTCGGTGCGATTCGCCGCCGATGTGATCGCACCGGCGGCGAAGGCGGAGTTTGGCGACGAGCTGGCGTCGATCAACCAGGCCTCCGGCTATGTCTGCCGGCCGCGCAACGGCACAAGAAAGCTGTCCGAGCATGCCTTCGGCAATGCCCTCGACATCTCGGGCTTCAGGCTGTCCAAGGGCAAGGAGATCGAGGTCGAACCGGCCCCGCCGCAAGCCGAGGCGAAATTTCTCGCCGCTGTCCGCAAGGCCGCCTGCGGTCCGTTCAAGACGGTGCTCGGCCCCGGCAGCGACGCCGATCATTCACGGCATTTCCATTTCGACCTGGCGCCACGCAGGAACGGCGGCACGTTTTGCCAATAG
- a CDS encoding extensin family protein produces the protein MAAHSRAKITAKPASLPRQRLLWLAAALAATGLGVSACTTGDVFALQPAVDVGSQTASLPRAAIAQQAEPAPIMVPGPQTMASAPIEPTLDAQAEQLGQIEPQMPQPVQTASLAPAQGRGMQTLVPSNPYMVAYPKPEDPSTLQRTVPQRVPAVMPADEVDCRSDLKKLGVQYQDLPSIQDGPTCGIDYPVKVSAIGSVQMKPAATVTCQMAASFAAWTKRDLVPAARLRYFSGVKTIHQGSSYSCRKIAGTRTLSEHGKGNALDIMRIELNSGRDIDVEKPGLFAFRTRGFLNTIRADGCSYFNTVLGPGYNYDHRNHFHFDIKQRRNGYRACR, from the coding sequence ATGGCCGCACATTCGCGCGCCAAAATCACAGCCAAACCAGCCAGCCTGCCGCGCCAGCGGCTGCTGTGGCTTGCCGCTGCGCTCGCAGCCACGGGCCTTGGCGTCAGCGCCTGCACCACGGGTGACGTCTTCGCACTGCAGCCGGCTGTCGATGTCGGTTCGCAGACGGCCTCCCTGCCCCGTGCCGCAATCGCGCAGCAGGCGGAACCCGCGCCGATCATGGTGCCCGGGCCGCAGACGATGGCTTCCGCCCCGATCGAGCCGACACTCGACGCCCAGGCCGAACAGCTCGGCCAGATCGAGCCGCAGATGCCCCAGCCGGTGCAGACCGCCTCGCTCGCCCCGGCCCAGGGCCGCGGCATGCAGACGCTGGTGCCGTCCAATCCCTATATGGTCGCCTATCCCAAGCCCGAGGATCCCTCGACGCTGCAGCGGACGGTGCCGCAGCGCGTGCCTGCGGTGATGCCGGCCGACGAGGTCGACTGCCGTTCCGATCTGAAGAAGCTCGGCGTGCAATACCAGGACCTGCCGTCGATCCAGGACGGCCCGACCTGCGGCATCGACTATCCGGTGAAGGTTTCGGCCATCGGCTCGGTGCAGATGAAGCCGGCGGCAACCGTGACCTGCCAGATGGCGGCCAGCTTCGCCGCCTGGACCAAGCGCGACCTCGTTCCCGCCGCCCGCCTGCGCTACTTCTCGGGCGTGAAGACCATTCACCAGGGCTCGAGCTATTCGTGCCGCAAGATCGCCGGCACCCGCACGCTGTCGGAGCATGGCAAGGGCAATGCGCTCGACATCATGCGCATCGAGCTCAACAGTGGCCGCGACATCGACGTCGAAAAGCCCGGCCTGTTCGCCTTCCGCACCCGCGGCTTCCTCAACACCATCCGCGCCGATGGCTGCAGCTACTTCAACACGGTGCTCGGTCCCGGCTACAACTACGATCACCGCAACCACTTCCACTTCGACATCAAGCAGCGCCGCAACGGCTATCGCGCCTGCCGCTGA
- a CDS encoding LssY C-terminal domain-containing protein, translating to MARGNLFRQATYWFVAICATYLLLAYVMTSAFWSSRLLDGALEPGSYITQTPDGADGEPINVGLVGSEHDVVSAMATAGWSPADKKSPVFADENNPSSLPDFEEDNLPSGILLLNGKTEDMAFERMADAGRKERHRLRLWHSFASGDGRRPTWYGSATLDEHSDFGGSESHGIAADLDAARNYVIASLDAVGCLQSTRAEAGVGFIAASRNAQGNPYYTDGKIVMAVLVEAK from the coding sequence ATGGCACGAGGAAATCTGTTTCGACAGGCGACCTATTGGTTCGTCGCCATCTGCGCGACATACCTCCTGCTCGCCTATGTCATGACATCGGCCTTCTGGTCGTCGCGCCTGCTCGACGGCGCGCTCGAGCCCGGATCCTACATCACGCAAACGCCTGACGGCGCCGACGGCGAGCCAATAAATGTCGGGCTGGTCGGCAGCGAACACGACGTGGTCAGCGCCATGGCGACCGCCGGCTGGAGCCCGGCCGACAAGAAGAGCCCCGTCTTTGCCGACGAAAACAACCCGTCCTCCCTGCCCGACTTCGAGGAAGACAACCTGCCATCGGGCATCCTGCTGCTGAACGGCAAAACAGAGGATATGGCGTTCGAGCGCATGGCGGATGCCGGTCGCAAGGAGCGCCATCGCCTGCGTCTCTGGCACAGCTTCGCCAGCGGCGACGGACGCCGCCCCACCTGGTACGGAAGCGCCACCCTCGACGAACACTCCGATTTCGGCGGCAGCGAGAGCCATGGCATCGCAGCCGACCTGGATGCCGCCCGCAACTATGTGATCGCCAGCCTCGATGCCGTCGGTTGCCTGCAATCCACTAGGGCCGAAGCAGGCGTCGGCTTCATCGCAGCGAGCCGCAATGCCCAGGGCAACCCCTATTACACCGACGGCAAGATCGTCATGGCCGTGCTGGTCGAGGCCAAGTAG
- a CDS encoding hemolysin family protein → MLYAEIGIVVVLICVNGLLAMSELAIVSSRPARLKAMIDRNVSGAARALELGSNPGKFLSSVQIGITLVGVLSGAFSGATLGERLAAYLAGVGMSVGAANALGVGIVVAVITYASLIIGELVPKQIALRDPEGVASRVAPAMSLLAKVALPVVWLLDISGRAVLWLLGQRGESEEKVTDEEIKMLVAEAEHHGTIESDERRMIAGVMRLGDRAVRAVMTPRTDVDWINLQADEAAVRKLLMETQHSRLPAGEGSDDAMVGVLQTRELLAALLAGRPFDPRQHIRPAPIVHDQADALDVLATLKQSDVPMALVHDEYGHFEGIVTPADILEAITGVFRSDLDEDEEEFAVQREDGSWLLAGYMQADEMADLLGIDLPENRDYETVAGYVLSHMHHLPSTGECVDAQGWRFEVVDLDGRRIDKVLAARLPGAQREPAR, encoded by the coding sequence ATGCTTTACGCTGAAATCGGTATCGTGGTCGTCCTCATCTGTGTGAACGGCCTTCTGGCAATGTCCGAACTTGCCATCGTCTCTTCCCGTCCCGCGCGCCTCAAGGCCATGATTGACCGCAATGTCAGTGGTGCGGCGCGCGCTCTCGAACTCGGCTCCAACCCAGGCAAGTTCCTGTCGTCGGTGCAGATCGGCATCACGCTTGTCGGCGTGCTGTCTGGCGCCTTCTCCGGCGCCACCCTCGGCGAGCGTCTCGCCGCCTATCTCGCCGGTGTCGGCATGAGTGTCGGTGCCGCCAACGCGCTCGGCGTCGGCATCGTCGTCGCCGTCATCACCTATGCCTCGCTGATCATCGGCGAGCTCGTGCCCAAGCAGATCGCGCTGCGCGACCCCGAAGGCGTCGCATCCCGCGTCGCCCCTGCCATGTCGCTGCTCGCCAAGGTGGCGCTGCCAGTCGTCTGGCTGCTCGACATCTCCGGCCGCGCCGTCCTCTGGCTGCTCGGCCAGCGCGGCGAGAGCGAGGAAAAGGTCACCGACGAGGAGATCAAGATGCTGGTCGCGGAGGCCGAGCATCACGGCACCATCGAATCGGATGAGCGCCGCATGATCGCCGGCGTCATGCGTCTCGGCGACCGCGCCGTGCGCGCCGTCATGACCCCGCGCACCGATGTCGACTGGATCAACCTTCAGGCCGACGAGGCGGCCGTCCGCAAGCTTCTCATGGAAACCCAGCATTCGCGCCTGCCGGCCGGCGAAGGCTCCGACGACGCCATGGTCGGCGTGCTCCAGACCCGCGAACTGCTGGCGGCCCTGCTCGCCGGCCGTCCGTTCGACCCGCGCCAGCACATCCGCCCGGCTCCCATCGTCCACGACCAGGCCGATGCGCTCGACGTGCTTGCAACCCTCAAGCAGTCCGACGTGCCGATGGCGCTGGTCCATGACGAATACGGCCATTTCGAAGGCATCGTCACGCCCGCCGACATATTGGAAGCCATCACCGGCGTCTTCCGCTCCGACCTCGACGAGGACGAGGAAGAATTCGCCGTCCAGCGCGAGGACGGCTCATGGCTGCTCGCCGGCTACATGCAGGCCGACGAGATGGCCGACCTGCTCGGCATCGACCTGCCCGAAAACCGCGACTACGAAACGGTTGCCGGTTACGTGCTGTCGCACATGCATCACCTGCCTTCGACCGGCGAATGCGTCGATGCGCAGGGCTGGCGTTTCGAGGTCGTTGACCTCGACGGCCGCCGTATCGACAAGGTGCTGGCCGCCCGCCTGCCCGGCGCGCAGCGCGAACCGGCACGCTGA
- a CDS encoding NADPH-dependent FMN reductase, with product MSKPKIAIVVGSTRAARFADVPVEWFAKIAKAHSDIEVEIVDLRDFPLPFFDEVASSAWAPSQNEVAQRWQKKVAEFDGFVFTAAEYNHGPTAVLKNALDYAAREWNKKPAGFIGYGGVGGARAVEQLRMHAVELQMAPTKAAVHIVWADFLAVRQGEKKLSDFEHLNQSANALVDEIAWWARALKIAREADVLAEEAKAA from the coding sequence ATGTCCAAGCCCAAGATCGCCATCGTCGTCGGCTCGACGCGCGCCGCCCGCTTCGCCGACGTGCCCGTGGAGTGGTTCGCCAAGATCGCCAAGGCCCATTCCGACATCGAGGTCGAGATCGTCGATCTCAGAGATTTCCCGCTGCCGTTCTTCGACGAGGTCGCGTCCTCGGCGTGGGCGCCGTCCCAGAACGAAGTCGCCCAGCGCTGGCAGAAGAAGGTCGCCGAATTCGACGGCTTCGTCTTCACCGCCGCCGAATACAATCACGGCCCGACCGCCGTGCTCAAGAACGCGCTCGATTACGCCGCCAGGGAATGGAACAAGAAGCCGGCAGGTTTCATCGGCTATGGCGGCGTCGGTGGCGCGCGTGCCGTCGAGCAGTTGCGCATGCATGCCGTCGAGCTGCAGATGGCGCCGACCAAGGCTGCCGTTCACATCGTCTGGGCCGATTTCCTGGCCGTGCGCCAGGGCGAAAAGAAGCTGTCGGATTTCGAGCATCTCAACCAGTCCGCCAATGCGCTGGTCGATGAGATCGCGTGGTGGGCGAGGGCGCTCAAGATCGCGCGTGAGGCCGACGTGCTTGCCGAAGAAGCCAAGGCTGCCTGA